From a single Candidatus Eisenbacteria bacterium genomic region:
- a CDS encoding glycosyltransferase family 2 protein: MYRGKTISAVIPAYNEEEGIRYVIERMPDFIDEIVVANNNSTDRTGEVAESLGAKVVLEKRKGYGRAYKTGIPAASSEIVVTLDGDGSYPPEEIPRVLDYLLDKDLHFVTASRFPLQSGGSMRGMNQMGNWVLTAATLLLFFRKIRDSQSGMWAFYSWVFPKLDVRSDGMPFSEEFKIEAMLHRDVRFGECHIDYHERIGEVKLNMWSDGFENLMFLAKRRFGVK, from the coding sequence ATGTATCGAGGCAAGACAATATCCGCGGTGATTCCCGCCTATAACGAGGAAGAGGGAATCCGATACGTCATCGAGCGAATGCCCGATTTCATCGACGAAATCGTGGTAGCCAACAACAACTCCACGGATCGCACCGGCGAGGTGGCGGAGTCGCTCGGCGCGAAGGTGGTGCTCGAGAAACGCAAGGGATACGGGCGGGCCTACAAGACCGGCATCCCCGCCGCATCGTCGGAGATCGTCGTCACACTGGACGGCGACGGGAGCTACCCGCCCGAGGAGATCCCCCGGGTGCTGGACTATCTCCTCGACAAGGACCTGCATTTCGTGACCGCCAGCCGCTTCCCCTTACAAAGCGGCGGCTCCATGCGCGGGATGAACCAGATGGGCAACTGGGTGCTCACGGCGGCCACGCTGCTCCTCTTTTTCCGCAAGATCCGCGACTCCCAGTCCGGCATGTGGGCTTTCTACTCCTGGGTCTTCCCCAAGCTGGACGTGCGGAGCGACGGCATGCCCTTCTCGGAGGAATTCAAGATCGAGGCGATGCTTCACCGGGACGTCCGATTCGGCGAGTGCCACATCGATTATCACGAGCGGATCGGCGAGGTGAAGCTGAACATGTGGTCCGACGGTTTCGAGAACCTCATGTTTCTGGCGAAGAGACGCTTCGGCGTGAAGTGA
- a CDS encoding CpsD/CapB family tyrosine-protein kinase has translation MSKIYEALNKAKREREGNGSAGSEEAARADLSGKKELSRQLRKVWTHYEALHSSLGKVLSGVRGKAILFVSSVEGEGTTTVLTEYGASLGTGGDKGTLLVDANLRNPNLHSLFDLPNETGLADVLLGRRPLAECVSRIGEENLYVLPSGTTPTSPSTLFSVSRFSRFLEDAKERHSLILIDGPPMIPYAETAILGSVVDGVVLVVESDRTKREIVARAKDAFQEAHANLLGVVLNRRRYVIPKFLYRYL, from the coding sequence ATGAGCAAGATCTATGAAGCGTTGAACAAAGCGAAGCGGGAGAGGGAAGGGAACGGGTCCGCGGGAAGCGAAGAAGCCGCCCGCGCCGACCTTTCAGGCAAGAAGGAACTGAGCCGTCAGCTCCGCAAGGTCTGGACCCATTACGAAGCCCTGCACAGCTCCCTCGGGAAGGTGCTCAGCGGCGTTCGGGGAAAGGCGATCCTCTTCGTCTCCTCCGTGGAGGGGGAAGGGACCACGACGGTGCTCACCGAGTACGGCGCCTCCCTGGGGACGGGAGGGGACAAGGGCACCCTCCTCGTGGACGCGAACCTGAGAAACCCGAACCTGCACTCCCTCTTCGACCTCCCCAACGAGACGGGCCTCGCCGACGTGCTCCTCGGCCGGCGTCCGCTCGCGGAGTGCGTCTCTCGGATCGGTGAAGAGAATCTGTATGTTCTCCCATCCGGCACCACACCCACATCGCCGAGCACGCTCTTCAGCGTCTCTCGTTTCTCCCGTTTTCTGGAGGATGCCAAGGAACGGCACTCCCTGATCCTGATCGATGGACCTCCCATGATTCCCTACGCCGAAACGGCCATTCTCGGATCCGTCGTCGACGGCGTGGTGCTCGTGGTGGAGTCCGACCGGACCAAGCGCGAGATCGTTGCGAGGGCGAAGGACGCGTTTCAAGAGGCGCATGCCAATCTTCTGGGGGTGGTTCTGAATCGTAGGCGTTACGTCATCCCGAAGTTCCTCTACCGGTACCTGTAG
- a CDS encoding alkaline phosphatase family protein encodes MSGVVIAVLIDAFGWRVLQEHPFLPELEERRPLRTVLGFSSAAIPSLLSGLRPEEHGRWFLFRHNPTESPFGFARLLAPFERPGRFGARVRTAYKHAFRHTTDVTGYYNLYRVPLRLLPRFDLPETRPPFGPGGLDRPEGIFDRLSAARVPFRSWYWSTPEERSFRELVGEIRRGETPFLFLYAAGLDGLMHEVGTGAETVRARIGWYEERIREALREAERIHGAERTTLAVFSDHGMVDHTRVSDLMERVRRLPFREGRDYLPFYDSTFARFWFHHDGAERAIRELLDGEEGGRLLTDIEMRELGVLFPGREYGEAIFLSDPGTVIAPSFMGEKPARAMHGYHPDDPGSDAMFLANRPFPGSLRSILDLAGEMERAARNAGGEGRVGDRS; translated from the coding sequence ATGAGCGGCGTGGTGATCGCGGTTCTGATCGACGCCTTCGGGTGGCGGGTGCTGCAGGAGCATCCCTTCCTTCCCGAACTGGAAGAGCGCCGCCCGCTCCGGACCGTGCTCGGTTTCAGCAGCGCCGCGATCCCCTCGCTCCTTTCCGGCCTCCGCCCGGAAGAACACGGCCGCTGGTTTCTCTTCCGGCATAACCCGACGGAGTCCCCCTTCGGCTTCGCCCGCCTGCTCGCCCCCTTCGAACGTCCGGGCCGTTTCGGCGCGCGGGTGCGAACCGCCTACAAGCACGCCTTCCGCCACACCACCGACGTGACCGGCTACTACAACCTGTACCGCGTTCCCCTCCGCCTGCTCCCCCGTTTCGATCTCCCCGAGACGCGCCCTCCATTCGGGCCGGGCGGTCTGGACCGGCCGGAGGGGATCTTCGACCGGCTCTCGGCGGCGCGCGTCCCCTTCCGCTCCTGGTACTGGTCCACCCCGGAGGAGAGGAGCTTCCGGGAATTGGTCGGCGAGATCCGGCGCGGGGAAACGCCCTTCCTCTTTCTCTACGCCGCCGGCCTGGACGGTCTGATGCACGAAGTGGGGACCGGCGCCGAGACGGTGCGCGCGCGGATCGGTTGGTACGAGGAGAGGATTCGGGAGGCGCTTCGCGAGGCGGAGCGGATCCACGGGGCGGAGAGGACGACGCTGGCGGTTTTCTCCGATCACGGCATGGTCGACCATACCCGCGTCTCCGATTTGATGGAACGGGTGCGGCGGCTCCCCTTCCGGGAGGGGCGCGATTACCTCCCCTTCTACGACTCCACCTTCGCCCGGTTTTGGTTCCATCACGACGGGGCGGAGAGGGCGATCCGGGAGCTGTTGGACGGGGAGGAGGGGGGGCGGCTTCTGACCGACATCGAGATGCGGGAGCTGGGGGTTCTCTTTCCGGGCCGTGAATACGGGGAGGCGATCTTCCTCTCCGATCCGGGAACGGTGATCGCCCCTTCCTTCATGGGTGAAAAGCCCGCGCGTGCGATGCACGGCTACCATCCGGACGACCCGGGCTCGGACGCGATGTTCCTCGCGAACCGGCCCTTCCCCGGCTCCCTCCGGTCGATCCTCGACCTGGCCGGAGAGATGGAGCGGGCCGCCCGGAACGCGGGAGGAGAGGGACGTGTCGGAGACCGATCGTGA
- a CDS encoding polysaccharide biosynthesis/export family protein produces MKRTVIVFVVPLLIAFLCAGCGSRPGFEEDFTGKPESPSDTPTDEEILEAREQAREERLARLDELRQEELSLYVESEDELDLSAETPEYRIVARDNIALRFVTHPEMNLQIEVRPDGAASFDLLGDLPVAGMTPSELAETLKEMYAVYLREPDINVVVSGFASQKFYVLGEVKLPGEFELTNPVTITQAIAMAGSWSDDARTEDVMVIRMREDRTPIAMKVNVKEIMNGAIFADLSLRHMDVVYVPMGKMAGTRNFVGRFFDTILPPIDAAWKTAVLTGYRNR; encoded by the coding sequence GTGAAACGAACAGTGATCGTCTTCGTCGTTCCCCTGTTGATCGCCTTCCTCTGCGCCGGCTGCGGATCCCGGCCCGGTTTCGAGGAGGACTTCACCGGCAAGCCGGAATCGCCGTCGGACACGCCGACGGACGAGGAGATCCTGGAAGCCCGGGAGCAGGCGCGGGAGGAACGGCTCGCCCGCCTCGATGAGCTGCGGCAGGAGGAGCTGAGCCTCTACGTGGAATCGGAGGATGAGCTGGATCTCTCCGCCGAGACGCCCGAGTACCGGATCGTCGCGAGGGACAACATCGCCCTGCGCTTCGTCACCCATCCCGAAATGAACCTCCAGATCGAGGTCCGTCCGGACGGAGCCGCGTCCTTCGACCTTCTCGGCGACCTTCCCGTGGCGGGCATGACGCCGAGCGAACTCGCCGAGACCTTGAAGGAGATGTACGCGGTCTACCTGAGGGAACCGGACATCAACGTGGTGGTCAGCGGCTTCGCCTCGCAGAAGTTTTATGTTCTCGGCGAGGTCAAGCTGCCGGGCGAGTTCGAGCTGACCAACCCGGTGACGATCACGCAGGCGATCGCCATGGCGGGGAGCTGGAGCGACGACGCGCGCACCGAGGACGTGATGGTGATCCGCATGCGGGAGGACCGCACGCCGATCGCCATGAAAGTGAACGTGAAAGAGATCATGAACGGCGCGATCTTCGCCGATCTTTCTCTCAGACATATGGATGTGGTTTACGTGCCGATGGGCAAGATGGCGGGGACCCGCAATTTCGTGGGCCGGTTCTTCGACACCATTCTGCCGCCCATCGACGCGGCCTGGAAGACCGCCGTTCTGACCGGCTATCGCAATCGTTGA
- a CDS encoding sugar transferase yields the protein MTQAREAGPIYRTVKRLMDVIVSASILLLFAPLFLILAVLIRVDSPGGPFFRQVRVGKQGKPFNFYKFRSMIKDAERYKTSLRDLNEAEEPLFKMREDPRVTTVGKILRKTSLDELPQMWNVLRGEMSLVGPRPHLPEEVERYTPEQRERLSVIPGIVCLWQATERCSNAFNDWIESDLEYIRTRSAATDLRIVLRTVGIVLSWKRAS from the coding sequence GTGACCCAGGCGAGAGAGGCGGGTCCGATTTATCGGACCGTGAAACGCTTGATGGACGTGATCGTTTCGGCGTCCATCCTGCTCCTTTTCGCGCCCCTCTTCCTGATCCTCGCCGTTCTGATCCGTGTCGATTCGCCGGGGGGACCATTTTTCCGGCAGGTCCGCGTGGGAAAACAGGGAAAACCGTTCAACTTTTACAAGTTTCGGTCGATGATTAAAGACGCGGAGCGTTATAAGACGAGTCTGCGGGATCTGAACGAGGCGGAGGAGCCGCTCTTCAAAATGAGGGAGGACCCCCGGGTCACGACGGTGGGTAAAATCCTCCGCAAAACGAGCCTCGACGAGCTCCCGCAGATGTGGAACGTTCTGCGGGGCGAGATGAGCCTGGTGGGGCCGAGACCCCATCTGCCCGAAGAGGTGGAGCGGTACACGCCGGAACAGCGGGAGCGCCTTTCGGTCATACCCGGCATCGTGTGTCTCTGGCAGGCCACCGAGCGCTGTTCCAACGCGTTCAACGACTGGATCGAATCGGACTTGGAGTACATCCGGACGCGATCGGCGGCGACGGACCTGCGGATCGTGCTTCGAACGGTGGGAATCGTCCTTTCATGGAAGAGAGCGTCGTGA
- a CDS encoding bifunctional homocysteine S-methyltransferase/methylenetetrahydrofolate reductase, whose product MRIDFRTRLERSPLLFDGGVGTTLYERGVSLNACFDHLNRCDAAAVRAVHEAFLEAGAEAIETNTFGANPVKLEAHGLAEACREINLAGARIAREAAGEDRYVAGAIGPLGVRTAPLGRLDPERAKDLFLVQARALAEGGVDCFLCETFIYVEELALAVRACREAAPDLTVIAQATLAEHGGSLTGAPPEELIRELLRIGADAVGVNCSVGPHAVLEWLERAAPLAAGVPLSVMPNAGRPRGVDGRNIYLSTPEYLAAYTGRFLEAGARIVGGCCGVSPRHLKAMSRAFRAATPRAKAIPARPRDSAPSPEAEPVPVEKKSRLAARIAAGEFVTMVEVVSPRGVSPVREIETARKLRALGVDAVNIPDGPRAMARMSALALALRVHADAGIETVLHFTCRDRNVIGMQGDLLGAWALGVRNLLAVTGDPPKLGNYPDATAVFDVDSIGLVHILSRLNRGLDAAGDPIGEPTGFFIAVGANPGAIDPAREAERLHGKLRAGAECVITQPVFDPEVLERFLERAAPLPAPVVAGVWPLQSLRNAEFLRNEVPGCDVPDRLIERLAGCRTREEARDEGIAIARETFRAIRGLVRGVQVAAPFGRTEAVTALLEEIRSDQRETLPV is encoded by the coding sequence ATGCGGATCGATTTCCGAACGAGGTTGGAGCGGAGCCCCCTGCTCTTCGACGGCGGCGTGGGGACGACCCTCTACGAGCGGGGCGTCTCGCTGAACGCCTGTTTCGATCACCTGAACCGGTGCGATGCGGCGGCGGTCCGCGCCGTTCACGAAGCCTTCCTGGAGGCGGGCGCCGAGGCGATCGAGACGAACACCTTCGGCGCCAATCCGGTCAAGCTGGAGGCGCACGGTCTGGCGGAGGCGTGCCGGGAGATCAACCTCGCCGGCGCGCGGATCGCCCGCGAGGCGGCGGGCGAGGATCGCTACGTGGCCGGCGCGATCGGCCCTCTCGGCGTGCGGACGGCCCCTCTCGGCCGGCTCGATCCGGAGAGGGCGAAGGATCTCTTCCTCGTTCAGGCGCGCGCCCTCGCCGAGGGGGGCGTTGATTGCTTTTTGTGCGAAACCTTTATCTATGTCGAAGAGCTGGCGCTCGCGGTGCGGGCGTGCCGAGAGGCGGCGCCGGATCTGACGGTGATCGCCCAGGCGACGCTCGCCGAGCACGGCGGATCGCTCACGGGGGCGCCGCCGGAGGAACTGATCCGGGAGCTGCTCCGCATAGGAGCCGACGCGGTGGGGGTGAACTGCTCCGTCGGCCCCCACGCCGTGCTGGAATGGCTCGAGCGGGCGGCGCCGCTCGCCGCGGGGGTTCCCCTCTCGGTGATGCCCAACGCGGGGCGCCCTCGCGGCGTGGACGGGCGGAACATCTACCTCTCCACGCCGGAATATCTCGCCGCCTACACCGGGCGTTTTCTGGAGGCGGGGGCGCGAATCGTCGGCGGTTGTTGCGGCGTCTCGCCCCGCCACCTGAAGGCGATGTCCCGCGCCTTCCGCGCCGCGACTCCCCGCGCGAAGGCGATCCCCGCCCGGCCGAGGGACTCGGCGCCGTCGCCGGAGGCGGAGCCGGTTCCCGTGGAGAAGAAGAGCCGTCTGGCCGCGCGGATCGCCGCCGGGGAGTTCGTCACGATGGTGGAGGTGGTCTCTCCGCGTGGCGTCTCCCCCGTCCGGGAGATCGAGACGGCGCGGAAGCTGCGCGCCCTCGGAGTCGACGCGGTCAATATCCCCGACGGGCCGCGCGCGATGGCGAGGATGAGCGCTCTCGCTCTCGCGCTTCGCGTGCACGCGGATGCGGGGATCGAAACGGTGCTGCACTTCACCTGCCGGGACAGGAACGTGATCGGCATGCAGGGGGATCTCCTCGGCGCCTGGGCGCTCGGCGTGCGGAATCTTCTCGCCGTGACCGGCGACCCGCCCAAGCTGGGGAATTACCCGGACGCGACGGCGGTCTTCGATGTCGATTCCATCGGTCTCGTTCACATCCTGAGCCGGCTGAACCGGGGGCTGGACGCGGCGGGCGATCCGATCGGAGAGCCGACCGGCTTCTTCATCGCCGTGGGGGCGAACCCGGGGGCGATCGACCCGGCCCGCGAGGCGGAACGTCTCCACGGGAAGCTGCGCGCCGGCGCGGAGTGCGTCATCACCCAGCCGGTTTTCGACCCCGAGGTGTTGGAGCGTTTTCTGGAACGGGCGGCCCCTCTCCCCGCCCCCGTGGTGGCCGGCGTCTGGCCCCTCCAGTCGCTCCGGAACGCCGAGTTCCTCAGGAACGAGGTCCCCGGCTGCGACGTGCCGGACCGTTTGATCGAGAGGCTCGCGGGGTGCCGCACACGGGAGGAGGCGCGGGACGAGGGGATCGCCATCGCGCGGGAGACCTTCCGGGCGATCCGCGGGCTTGTGCGGGGGGTGCAGGTTGCGGCACCCTTCGGGAGAACGGAGGCGGTGACCGCCCTTCTCGAGGAGATTCGGAGTGACCAACGAGAGACCCTTCCGGTTTGA
- a CDS encoding oligosaccharide flippase family protein yields MSGTLERASRAAPWSLAAKAIRFVFSMGTSMLVVRLLPAEEYGVLAIVRTIVLFAGALAGFGLGNALNRFLPERETRKSGSRDFFTGCLALQGAGWAFFTVLVFVLRGPIDRMYGSPIGTPLLAGVALLSGNMLFQLVGLALTATFRTKRLAFLQGALSAAVLFITWGALRAGWGVIGVLASASLPYLAVGVWAILRLRPTLAGGSTPPEWKRLFRYALPLAAIQILNLITWQQSETLLLGHFRGPVEAGIFDIAYRIPQLLLAFVPETIWPIVLAAFVEVYTRDRRRIEEMVGHYFRVLFLLVTPITLFGALYGDLLIQVLYGAERALSGSYARIFFIIFHFSFFGTPFSMALYLIEKTWVNLVLAAVFAVINLGLDLILIPRYGLPGAIPPVAIAIGISPLLRWAALRNLHGPVPIPWAFLGRCYAASASLVLLYPLRSLAGNAWGFGLLLLLAAVVLAAAFRFARPIGPEERLLFERSNLPGKRWIEWWLGSTGIPR; encoded by the coding sequence GTGAGCGGCACATTGGAAAGGGCGTCCCGCGCGGCGCCCTGGAGCCTGGCGGCGAAGGCGATCCGCTTCGTCTTCTCGATGGGCACGTCGATGCTCGTGGTGCGGCTCCTTCCGGCGGAGGAGTACGGCGTCCTCGCCATCGTGCGAACGATAGTGCTCTTCGCGGGGGCCCTCGCCGGCTTCGGGCTGGGGAACGCGCTGAACCGCTTCCTGCCGGAACGGGAAACGCGGAAAAGCGGCTCGCGGGATTTCTTCACCGGATGTCTCGCCCTGCAGGGGGCGGGATGGGCGTTCTTCACCGTCCTCGTCTTCGTTCTGCGCGGTCCCATCGACCGGATGTACGGAAGCCCGATCGGCACGCCCCTGCTGGCGGGCGTCGCCTTGCTCTCCGGGAACATGCTCTTCCAATTGGTCGGCCTGGCGCTGACCGCCACCTTCCGCACCAAGCGCCTCGCCTTCCTGCAGGGGGCACTGAGCGCGGCGGTGCTCTTCATCACCTGGGGGGCGCTTCGCGCCGGCTGGGGAGTGATCGGCGTACTCGCTTCGGCTTCGCTCCCCTACCTAGCCGTCGGCGTCTGGGCGATCCTCCGGCTCCGCCCCACGCTCGCCGGCGGTTCGACCCCGCCCGAGTGGAAGAGGCTCTTCCGCTACGCCCTGCCGCTCGCGGCGATTCAGATCCTCAACCTCATCACCTGGCAGCAGTCGGAGACGTTGCTCCTCGGCCATTTCCGGGGACCCGTGGAGGCGGGGATCTTCGACATCGCCTACCGGATTCCCCAACTCCTCCTGGCATTCGTACCGGAGACGATCTGGCCGATCGTGCTCGCCGCCTTCGTGGAGGTGTACACGCGGGATCGCCGCAGGATCGAAGAGATGGTGGGACACTACTTCCGCGTCCTCTTCCTTCTGGTGACGCCGATCACGCTCTTCGGGGCGCTCTACGGCGATCTGTTGATCCAGGTTCTCTACGGCGCCGAACGAGCGCTCAGCGGCTCCTACGCGCGGATCTTCTTCATCATCTTTCATTTCTCCTTCTTCGGCACTCCTTTCTCGATGGCCCTCTATCTGATCGAGAAGACATGGGTGAACCTGGTGCTCGCCGCCGTCTTCGCGGTGATCAACCTGGGGCTCGACCTGATCCTGATTCCGCGCTACGGGCTTCCCGGCGCGATCCCGCCGGTGGCGATCGCCATCGGCATCTCGCCCCTTCTCCGGTGGGCGGCGCTACGCAACCTGCACGGTCCGGTCCCGATTCCCTGGGCGTTCCTCGGAAGGTGCTACGCCGCGTCGGCTTCCCTTGTTCTTCTTTATCCCCTGCGCTCCCTGGCCGGGAACGCGTGGGGATTCGGTTTGCTGCTCCTCCTCGCGGCGGTGGTTTTGGCGGCGGCGTTCCGCTTCGCCCGTCCCATCGGTCCGGAGGAGCGCCTGTTGTTCGAACGATCCAACCTGCCGGGCAAACGATGGATCGAGTGGTGGCTCGGCTCGACGGGAATTCCCCGATGA
- a CDS encoding dTDP-4-dehydrorhamnose 3,5-epimerase family protein has product MEPVRVEPVRARGHAVIGGSGAEEGRIAGVVVHPIALYPDDRGHFAEVFRDSDPVAEGFAVRQSSITRTRAGVIKAFHYHRFQDDIFCPLTGTARIALVDFRPDSPTYGRANSIFAGELYPKAVRIPAGVAHGYEVLPGADLLMVYYTNQTYNPGDEYRLPYDDPAIGFDGWGVRNR; this is encoded by the coding sequence ATGGAACCGGTCCGCGTAGAGCCCGTCCGTGCCCGGGGGCACGCCGTCATTGGAGGTTCGGGGGCCGAGGAGGGACGGATCGCCGGTGTGGTGGTGCACCCCATCGCCCTCTACCCGGACGACCGCGGTCATTTCGCCGAGGTGTTCCGCGACAGCGATCCGGTCGCCGAGGGATTCGCGGTCCGGCAGAGTTCCATCACCCGGACCCGGGCGGGAGTGATCAAGGCGTTCCACTATCACCGTTTCCAGGACGACATCTTCTGCCCTCTCACCGGTACCGCGCGGATCGCGCTCGTCGACTTTCGCCCCGACTCTCCCACCTACGGTCGAGCCAACTCGATCTTCGCGGGGGAGCTTTACCCGAAGGCGGTGCGCATCCCCGCCGGCGTGGCTCACGGCTATGAAGTCCTCCCCGGCGCGGACCTCCTGATGGTCTATTACACCAACCAGACCTACAACCCGGGCGACGAGTACCGTCTCCCCTACGACGACCCGGCGATCGGGTTCGACGGCTGGGGCGTGCGGAACCGCTGA